The following coding sequences are from one Phycisphaerae bacterium window:
- a CDS encoding aspartate kinase translates to MKVSKFGGTSLATAEMIRKVCDIVVADPQRRLIVVSAPGKRTKTDVKVTDLLIACAQGQLTAGSAEKEFNDLVARYREIVEGLRMDDAVVGEIAADLRQRIAADVSSPEKFTDQLKAAGEDHAARLVAAYLRSRGTDAHYVSPKDAGLLLSDEYGNAQVLPQSYENLRKALVGAPGITIFPGFFGYSPAGDLVTFPRGGSDITGAILAAAVNADLYENFTDVDSVFSASPVVVDNPRAITKVSYREMRELSYAGFGVFHAEALAPVVKAGIPVCIKNTNNPSAPGTMIVPQRDNGNGPAVGIAADRGFCSIFVSKYLMNREVGFGRKLLQILEEERLSYEHTPSGIDNISVILGEKQFTAEKEARVVARIRGELGADEVSVERGLALIMVVGEGMRRRVGVADRATAAFARAKVNIEMINQGSSEVSMMFGVKADEADNAVRALYQEFFENHR, encoded by the coding sequence TTGAAGGTCTCGAAGTTCGGCGGCACCTCTCTGGCCACCGCTGAGATGATCCGGAAGGTCTGCGACATCGTCGTCGCCGATCCCCAGCGGCGGCTGATCGTCGTCTCGGCCCCGGGCAAACGCACGAAGACCGACGTCAAGGTCACCGACCTGCTGATCGCCTGCGCCCAGGGCCAACTGACCGCCGGATCGGCTGAGAAGGAATTCAACGACCTGGTCGCCCGCTATCGCGAGATCGTCGAGGGTCTGCGGATGGACGACGCGGTCGTCGGCGAGATCGCCGCCGACCTGCGGCAGCGGATCGCCGCCGACGTCTCCTCGCCCGAGAAGTTTACCGACCAGCTCAAAGCCGCCGGCGAAGACCACGCCGCCCGTCTGGTCGCGGCCTACCTCCGCTCCCGCGGGACCGACGCCCACTACGTCAGCCCCAAAGACGCCGGGCTCCTGCTCTCCGACGAGTACGGCAACGCCCAGGTTCTCCCGCAATCCTACGAGAACCTCCGCAAGGCCCTCGTCGGCGCGCCGGGCATCACGATCTTCCCGGGCTTTTTCGGCTATTCGCCCGCCGGCGATCTGGTCACCTTCCCGCGCGGCGGGTCCGATATCACCGGGGCGATCCTGGCCGCGGCGGTCAACGCCGACCTTTACGAAAACTTCACCGACGTCGACTCGGTGTTCTCCGCAAGTCCCGTCGTCGTCGATAATCCCAGAGCCATCACCAAGGTCTCGTACCGCGAGATGCGCGAACTGTCGTACGCCGGTTTCGGCGTCTTCCACGCCGAGGCCCTCGCGCCGGTGGTAAAGGCGGGCATTCCCGTCTGCATCAAGAACACCAACAACCCCTCCGCTCCCGGCACCATGATCGTCCCTCAGCGCGACAACGGCAACGGCCCCGCCGTCGGCATCGCCGCCGACCGCGGCTTCTGCTCCATCTTCGTCAGCAAGTACCTGATGAACCGCGAGGTCGGCTTCGGCCGAAAGCTCCTCCAGATCCTCGAAGAGGAGCGACTCTCCTATGAGCACACCCCTTCGGGCATCGACAACATCTCTGTGATCCTCGGCGAGAAGCAGTTCACCGCTGAGAAGGAGGCCCGCGTCGTTGCCCGCATCCGCGGCGAGCTCGGAGCCGACGAGGTGTCCGTCGAACGCGGCCTGGCCCTGATTATGGTAGTCGGCGAGGGCATGCGGCGCCGCGTCGGCGTGGCCGACCGCGCCACCGCCGCCTTCGCCCGCGCCAAGGTCAACATCGAGATGATCAACCAGGGCTCCTCCGAGGTCTCCATGATGTTCGGCGTCAAAGCCGACGAAGCCGACAACGCCGTCCGCGCCCTCTATCAGGAGTTCTTCGAGAATCACCGTTAG